Proteins co-encoded in one Candidatus Spechtbacteria bacterium genomic window:
- the mrdA gene encoding penicillin-binding protein 2: MFFHRKNSLDSLGTISQSKESIEPEEIFPDASFVLDKDSSYEQEKKLEISTPNFIPIAIQLVTFAIFLFLFLYVVYLNFGQGGKYATMAAQNAERTFTLQAPRGDIFDYKGRVLATSISGFDVELRPKDMKATQEQISVLAQALGRNEDGAKIIQTKIDDVKQKNIARAILARNLSIEEVSVIQGQIGDIVGIAFREHPMRYYPYGLYTAHVLGYTAPITPNELFKYNDVNYIADDRIGKYGLELTYEKELRGVPGMAANFINAKGQTLGERVISQPQKGQTVNTTIDIDLQKIAYDTLSAALKERDLKAGSVVAIDPKDGAVRALVSLPSFDPNSFVKGINYDEYNALINDSSNPFINRATAGSYPSGSVIKPLLAAAALQEHVIDPNKIIETRGSITVPSIYDPSVSYTFLDWKNHGPVDMRKALAVSSDVYFYIIGGGYMGQQGLGIDRIAKYLQIFNWGFKTGIDLPGEGNGFVPSPQWKKKSKGEDWFIGNTYHASIGQGDVIATPLQVAASISSIANSGTYFIPHVVSSIQDTVLNWARRTLPFSSDIYKVVQEGMRMAVTSGSSQSLRVLPFNMAGKTGTAQATAGDNHAWFVGFAPYDNPRLVILVMMERGGESAEAVYVTRDILQKYNEAHPLSTR, translated from the coding sequence ATGTTCTTCCACCGAAAAAATAGTCTTGATTCCCTTGGCACTATTAGTCAAAGCAAAGAATCAATTGAGCCCGAGGAAATATTCCCCGACGCATCATTTGTTCTGGATAAAGATTCATCTTACGAACAAGAAAAAAAATTGGAAATTTCGACGCCTAATTTTATTCCGATCGCGATTCAATTGGTTACATTTGCTATTTTTTTATTTTTATTTTTGTATGTTGTATATTTAAATTTTGGCCAGGGTGGAAAATATGCCACGATGGCGGCGCAAAACGCGGAGAGGACGTTTACCCTACAAGCGCCCCGCGGGGATATTTTCGATTACAAGGGAAGGGTTCTGGCTACAAGTATTTCAGGGTTTGATGTGGAATTACGACCCAAAGACATGAAGGCAACACAAGAGCAGATTAGCGTGTTGGCGCAAGCGCTTGGCCGAAATGAAGACGGAGCTAAAATAATTCAAACAAAAATTGATGACGTGAAACAAAAAAATATTGCCCGCGCTATTCTTGCTCGCAATCTTTCTATTGAGGAAGTGAGCGTGATTCAAGGGCAAATCGGTGATATTGTCGGCATTGCATTTCGCGAGCATCCTATGCGCTATTATCCGTACGGATTATATACCGCGCATGTCTTGGGCTATACTGCTCCCATTACTCCCAACGAGCTTTTTAAGTACAATGACGTAAATTATATCGCGGATGATCGGATTGGAAAATATGGTCTTGAATTGACTTATGAAAAAGAATTGCGTGGAGTACCCGGCATGGCGGCAAATTTTATCAATGCCAAAGGGCAAACTTTAGGCGAACGGGTAATTTCTCAACCCCAAAAAGGGCAGACAGTTAATACGACGATTGATATAGATCTGCAGAAAATCGCGTACGATACTTTATCAGCCGCGCTTAAAGAAAGGGACTTGAAAGCAGGAAGCGTCGTTGCTATTGATCCTAAAGACGGCGCTGTGCGCGCGCTTGTTAGCCTGCCGAGCTTTGACCCCAACAGCTTCGTAAAAGGCATTAACTACGATGAATATAACGCGCTTATTAATGATTCATCAAATCCATTTATTAATCGTGCTACGGCAGGATCGTATCCGAGCGGTTCGGTTATTAAGCCACTTCTTGCCGCGGCGGCACTGCAAGAGCATGTGATAGATCCTAACAAGATTATTGAGACTCGCGGCTCTATTACAGTCCCAAGCATATACGATCCTTCCGTAAGCTATACATTTTTAGATTGGAAGAATCATGGACCCGTAGATATGCGTAAAGCCCTCGCAGTATCGTCGGATGTGTATTTTTATATTATCGGCGGTGGTTATATGGGCCAACAAGGTCTAGGCATTGATCGTATAGCTAAATATTTACAAATATTCAATTGGGGATTTAAAACAGGCATTGATTTACCCGGCGAGGGGAATGGCTTTGTACCATCGCCACAATGGAAGAAAAAATCAAAGGGCGAGGATTGGTTTATTGGGAATACTTATCACGCAAGCATAGGGCAGGGGGATGTGATAGCGACGCCGCTTCAAGTAGCGGCGAGTATTTCTTCAATTGCAAATAGCGGCACATATTTTATTCCCCATGTTGTTAGTAGTATTCAAGATACTGTTTTGAACTGGGCGCGGCGAACCCTTCCTTTTTCGTCAGATATTTATAAAGTGGTGCAAGAAGGCATGCGTATGGCTGTAACTTCAGGATCCAGCCAATCTTTGAGAGTTTTGCCGTTTAATATGGCGGGCAAAACTGGAACGGCGCAAGCAACTGCCGGTGACAACCATGCGTGGTTTGTGGGGTTCGCGCCATATGATAATCCTCGGCTTGTTATTTTGGTTATGATGGAGAGAGGAGGAGAAAGCGCGGAAGCAGTGTATGTTACGCGAGATATTTTGCAAAAATATAACGAGGCGCATCCTTTGTCCACACGTTGA
- a CDS encoding rod shape-determining protein, with amino-acid sequence MLDKLWGKFSKDIGIDLGTANTLVYVRGKGIVINEPSVVAINKKTGRILAIGEDARRMVGKTPAHIVACRPLVDGVVSDFEITEQMLRYFIEKVHSDFFSIFPRPRVVIAIPYGVTEVEKRAVEDAASNAGAREVFLMEEPMAAAIGARLPVQEAAGNIIVDIGGGTTEVAVISLGGIVRARSLRVAGDKLNEDIIHYAREEFNLLLGERTAEDIKIEIGSALPLSEPLEATMRGRDLVTGLPKEIVINDDHVRRALASSIDAIVGAIKSTVEETPPELLADIMKRGIILAGGGSLLRRLDELVSEKTMMPVVIAEDPLTAVARGTGVVLENIDKLHDVLVTTDFQKAPR; translated from the coding sequence ATGTTAGACAAACTTTGGGGTAAATTTTCAAAAGACATCGGCATAGATTTGGGAACCGCCAACACCCTCGTTTATGTACGGGGTAAGGGGATTGTAATCAATGAGCCCTCTGTTGTCGCGATTAACAAAAAAACTGGCAGGATTCTTGCAATTGGCGAGGATGCGCGCAGAATGGTGGGTAAAACTCCCGCGCATATTGTTGCTTGCCGTCCGCTTGTGGATGGTGTTGTTTCCGATTTTGAAATTACCGAGCAGATGCTTCGGTATTTTATTGAAAAAGTGCATAGCGATTTTTTCTCTATTTTTCCTCGTCCGCGCGTAGTTATCGCAATTCCTTATGGCGTAACCGAAGTAGAAAAACGCGCAGTGGAGGATGCGGCAAGCAACGCTGGCGCGAGAGAAGTTTTTTTGATGGAGGAACCCATGGCCGCGGCAATTGGCGCGCGCCTGCCCGTGCAGGAGGCAGCAGGTAATATTATCGTGGATATTGGCGGAGGAACTACGGAAGTCGCGGTCATCTCGCTTGGCGGCATTGTAAGAGCGCGGAGTTTGCGCGTCGCGGGAGATAAACTTAATGAGGATATTATTCATTACGCTCGCGAAGAGTTTAATTTGCTTTTGGGCGAACGCACCGCTGAAGATATTAAGATTGAGATTGGCTCGGCTTTGCCGCTTAGCGAGCCGTTGGAGGCCACGATGCGCGGGCGCGACCTTGTAACAGGTCTGCCAAAAGAAATTGTTATTAATGACGATCATGTACGCAGAGCTCTCGCGTCGTCTATTGACGCGATTGTTGGCGCGATTAAATCAACGGTAGAAGAAACTCCACCTGAATTGCTCGCGGATATTATGAAGCGCGGTATTATCCTTGCAGGCGGAGGGTCGTTGCTAAGGCGTTTAGATGAACTTGTATCAGAAAAAACTATGATGCCCGTTGTAATCGCGGAAGACCCTTTAACTGCAGTCGCTCGCGGTACCGGTGTTGTGCTTGAAAATATTGATAAGCTGCACGATGTTTTGGTGACAACAGATTTTCAGAAGGCACCAAGATAA
- the rseP gene encoding RIP metalloprotease RseP codes for MILTIVILVVAFSLLVFVHELGHFVVAKLAGAKVEEFGFGFPPRVYGVKRGETIYSINALPFGGFVRIMGESGEEAQNPESFASKPIWARALVIAAGVTMNVFLAFVLYTGGHIVGLPTIIESDSQAAQARDVHVQIIEVVPNSPASQAGIQMGDVIDRIAIPPTWIEPWLAGIKIDSVDDVKNIIDQNKGHEIHVEILRGSQHLSISVTPRENPPAGEGALGIGMIRSGIISYPWYAAVWQGAQTTFYNLGALAQGFWQLISGIFTTGKLSADIAGPVGVAHLVYQVSNLGFIYVLQFVAFLSLNLAIINVIPFPALDGGRLLFIVIEAIKGSPVNKKFENAAHIVGFALLILLTIVITIRDVAKLF; via the coding sequence ATGATACTTACTATTGTTATTCTTGTAGTCGCATTTTCTTTACTCGTATTCGTTCACGAACTTGGGCATTTTGTTGTTGCAAAGCTTGCGGGAGCCAAGGTGGAGGAATTTGGTTTTGGTTTTCCTCCCAGAGTTTATGGCGTAAAAAGGGGCGAAACAATTTACTCAATTAACGCTCTGCCGTTTGGAGGGTTTGTGCGAATTATGGGCGAGAGTGGCGAGGAAGCGCAAAATCCTGAAAGTTTTGCGTCCAAACCGATTTGGGCGCGCGCGCTTGTAATAGCAGCCGGAGTTACAATGAATGTTTTTCTTGCATTCGTTTTATATACTGGCGGGCATATAGTTGGCTTGCCGACTATTATTGAAAGTGATTCTCAAGCAGCTCAAGCGCGCGACGTACACGTGCAGATTATAGAGGTTGTGCCAAATTCGCCTGCTTCGCAAGCAGGTATTCAGATGGGCGATGTTATAGATAGGATAGCTATTCCTCCAACATGGATTGAGCCATGGCTTGCGGGTATTAAAATTGATTCAGTTGATGACGTTAAAAATATTATTGATCAAAATAAAGGGCATGAAATACATGTAGAGATTTTGCGTGGTTCTCAGCACCTCTCTATCTCTGTAACTCCGCGCGAAAATCCACCTGCGGGCGAAGGCGCGCTTGGTATAGGCATGATACGAAGCGGAATTATCTCTTATCCATGGTACGCGGCAGTATGGCAAGGCGCGCAGACAACATTCTATAATCTTGGCGCGTTGGCGCAGGGTTTTTGGCAACTAATCAGCGGCATTTTCACCACTGGCAAGCTAAGCGCTGATATTGCCGGGCCCGTAGGCGTGGCGCATCTTGTGTATCAGGTAAGTAATTTAGGATTTATTTATGTTTTGCAGTTTGTCGCATTTCTTTCATTGAATCTCGCGATTATAAATGTTATTCCTTTTCCAGCGCTTGATGGCGGGCGGCTATTATTTATTGTAATTGAGGCAATAAAAGGCTCGCCTGTAAATAAAAAATTTGAAAATGCCGCGCACATAGTTGGGTTTGCGCTGCTAATTTTGCTGACGATTGTTATCACAATTCGCGATGTGGCTAAACTTTTTTAA
- the frr gene encoding ribosome recycling factor translates to MDINILRKNFDEQIDSLESELHKLRTSRASAELVEDIKVEAYGTMMEIKQLGSISTPEVRTILIQPWDRGIIPAIEKALRQTELSISPVVEGDHIRINLPPLTEESRRELVKIVGTRIEESRVSIRRVREDAIKEIDKAEETGDISEDEKFKQRELVQKAVEEYNQKIHDIGAEKEKDLMEQ, encoded by the coding sequence ATGGATATAAATATATTACGAAAAAATTTTGACGAACAGATAGATTCTTTGGAATCTGAATTGCATAAACTGCGCACATCGCGCGCATCTGCTGAATTGGTGGAGGATATTAAAGTGGAGGCATATGGCACAATGATGGAAATTAAGCAATTAGGTTCTATTTCTACACCAGAAGTCCGCACTATTCTTATTCAGCCGTGGGACAGAGGAATAATCCCCGCTATTGAGAAAGCATTGCGCCAAACCGAGCTTAGCATTAGTCCAGTTGTTGAGGGGGATCATATACGTATTAATTTACCGCCTTTGACTGAAGAGAGTCGAAGAGAACTGGTGAAGATTGTTGGCACGAGGATAGAGGAATCAAGGGTTAGCATTAGGCGCGTTCGCGAAGATGCTATCAAGGAAATTGACAAAGCGGAGGAGACCGGCGATATTTCGGAAGACGAAAAATTTAAGCAGCGAGAGCTCGTGCAAAAAGCGGTTGAGGAGTATAATCAAAAGATTCACGATATAGGGGCAGAAAAAGAGAAAGATTTGATGGAACAATAA
- a CDS encoding glycosyltransferase yields MTPDKPLRIALVHDFLIRYGGAERVLSAMHSLFPSAPIYTLFADKKIARERFADADVRASWLQRLPLFAHRHYKYLAPLLISATEQFDFHDFDIVISSSASFTKGIITSPHTVHIWYCHTPTRFLWDFTQQYAAQTQGFAGGIGRIALHLLRTWDFEAAQRPDYIIANSNAVRARVQKFYRRDAQVIYPPVTAPRNNLLNEVDVRRGEYFLIVSYLQKYKNVDIAVEAFSKIGLPLVVIGDGPEREYLRGIAGNSITFLGAQSDAVVHEYLKECKAFVFPSDDDFGIAPVEAMLYGKPVIALRRGGVQESVMEGVHGEFFDDPDSAVLADAVRRLNKNYQNYDPEIIRRRAELFSQERFAQELRRFLRDILASKMEK; encoded by the coding sequence ATGACACCCGATAAACCATTGCGCATTGCGCTCGTTCACGATTTTTTGATTCGTTACGGTGGAGCTGAACGCGTGCTTTCGGCTATGCACTCGCTTTTTCCCAGCGCTCCTATATATACATTATTTGCCGATAAAAAAATTGCGCGTGAGCGTTTTGCGGATGCCGACGTTCGCGCGTCGTGGCTGCAGCGCCTGCCCTTGTTTGCGCACCGGCATTACAAATACTTAGCTCCTCTTTTAATTTCCGCTACAGAACAGTTTGATTTTCACGATTTTGATATTGTAATTTCTTCATCCGCTTCATTTACAAAAGGCATTATCACAAGCCCTCATACTGTGCATATTTGGTATTGTCATACCCCAACTCGTTTTTTGTGGGACTTTACTCAGCAATACGCCGCGCAAACGCAGGGGTTTGCGGGCGGTATTGGCCGTATCGCTCTTCATTTACTTCGTACGTGGGATTTTGAGGCGGCACAGCGGCCTGATTATATTATTGCCAACTCTAACGCCGTGCGCGCTCGCGTACAAAAATTTTATCGTCGCGATGCTCAAGTTATATATCCACCAGTTACAGCACCGCGTAATAATTTGCTCAATGAAGTCGATGTAAGAAGGGGCGAATATTTTCTAATCGTTTCATATCTTCAGAAATATAAAAATGTAGATATAGCCGTTGAGGCATTTTCTAAAATTGGCCTGCCATTAGTTGTAATTGGCGATGGGCCGGAGCGTGAATATCTACGAGGGATTGCCGGTAACTCCATAACATTTCTAGGCGCTCAATCAGATGCGGTAGTGCATGAGTATTTAAAGGAATGCAAGGCGTTTGTATTCCCTAGTGATGATGATTTTGGCATCGCTCCGGTTGAAGCTATGCTATATGGCAAGCCCGTGATAGCTTTACGCAGAGGCGGAGTTCAGGAATCGGTAATGGAGGGTGTGCATGGAGAGTTTTTTGACGACCCCGATTCGGCTGTGCTTGCGGACGCAGTGCGCCGACTGAATAAAAATTATCAAAATTATGACCCCGAGATAATACGCCGCAGAGCCGAGCTTTTTAGCCAAGAAAGATTTGCACAGGAACTCCGCAGATTTTTACGTGATATTTTAGCTAGCAAAATGGAAAAATGA
- a CDS encoding NUDIX domain-containing protein, which produces MQIGNFDMKFTICFPLKDGKVAMIYRHKQPWLNRWNGAGGKIEPGETPYESVCREMMEETEIDLTQASSLRYAGVVTWEGWQNQQADRITSGMFAFVSDLAPHQLTWEEDRAINEGIIAWKPIDWVCTIGNPEIADNVPHFLSHMIISEKPMQYHCVFDDGDKLQRVDVLDLPEILKNTHQGLC; this is translated from the coding sequence ATGCAAATCGGCAATTTTGATATGAAGTTTACAATTTGCTTCCCCTTGAAAGACGGCAAAGTTGCCATGATCTATCGCCATAAGCAGCCATGGCTGAATCGCTGGAATGGCGCCGGAGGAAAAATTGAGCCCGGCGAAACGCCTTACGAAAGTGTTTGCCGCGAGATGATGGAGGAGACGGAAATTGATTTAACTCAAGCAAGCAGTCTACGTTACGCCGGTGTCGTGACATGGGAAGGATGGCAGAATCAACAAGCTGACAGGATTACTTCTGGAATGTTTGCGTTTGTGTCAGATCTCGCGCCTCATCAGCTAACATGGGAAGAGGATCGCGCAATAAACGAGGGAATAATAGCGTGGAAGCCAATTGACTGGGTCTGCACGATAGGCAATCCGGAAATAGCTGATAATGTGCCTCATTTTCTCTCCCACATGATTATCAGCGAAAAGCCAATGCAGTATCACTGCGTATTTGATGATGGGGATAAACTGCAAAGAGTGGATGTGCTGGATTTGCCAGAGATTTTAAAAAATACGCATCAGGGTCTTTGTTGA
- a CDS encoding glycosyltransferase family 4 protein, with amino-acid sequence MKIGIDITSALKSQRTGVEEYTYQLITHMLALDSAREHEFFLFSSAEENNPFEAPMSIGAKGGNNLQEVSKTLGKLPQNTRIVYSPYRPMWHQIILPSLVNKIKPDIFFSPAHPLPIRWSSVGIPGVATIHGVEWERVPWAYLFLQRQYLRWTTKKTIQNAKGIIAISEHTKRGIEEFFPTETPIKIIHHGMNMQQNTEYRIQNTGAKNILFIGRKDKRKNIKGITEAFHILREKTSISFTINIVGPRGNDTFASSLQDQLFNNATLININRFITDQEKEIIYQNSDILLFPSFDEGFGMPILEAQSHGIPVIASSFLQEIGGEGAIYCDPARPESIAESLLKIMSNKILYGDMQRKARENSMRFTWGRCAGETLEFIEQKGIY; translated from the coding sequence ATGAAAATTGGTATCGACATCACCTCAGCCCTGAAATCACAGAGAACCGGAGTAGAAGAATATACTTATCAGCTCATTACTCATATGCTGGCGCTAGATAGCGCCCGCGAGCACGAGTTTTTTTTATTCTCCTCTGCAGAGGAGAATAACCCCTTCGAAGCGCCAATGTCAATCGGCGCGAAGGGGGGTAATAATTTACAGGAAGTTTCTAAAACCTTAGGGAAACTGCCACAGAATACAAGAATTGTTTATTCGCCATATCGGCCAATGTGGCATCAAATAATTTTGCCAAGCCTTGTTAACAAAATAAAACCAGATATTTTTTTTAGCCCAGCACATCCACTGCCAATCAGATGGTCATCGGTTGGGATTCCAGGCGTTGCCACCATCCATGGCGTTGAATGGGAGCGAGTTCCGTGGGCGTATTTATTCTTGCAAAGGCAGTATTTGCGTTGGACTACTAAAAAAACTATTCAAAATGCAAAAGGAATAATTGCGATTTCGGAGCATACAAAAAGGGGGATTGAGGAGTTTTTCCCGACAGAAACGCCCATTAAGATAATTCATCATGGCATGAATATGCAACAGAATACAGAATACAGAATACAGAATACAGGAGCTAAAAACATCTTATTTATCGGCCGTAAGGATAAGAGGAAGAATATTAAGGGAATCACCGAGGCGTTTCATATTTTGCGCGAGAAAACATCTATATCTTTTACCATCAACATCGTAGGCCCGCGAGGCAATGATACGTTTGCCTCAAGCTTGCAAGACCAACTTTTTAATAATGCGACACTTATTAATATCAATAGATTTATTACTGATCAGGAAAAAGAAATAATTTATCAAAATTCTGACATTTTGCTTTTCCCTTCATTCGATGAGGGCTTTGGCATGCCTATCTTGGAAGCGCAAAGCCATGGCATACCCGTGATAGCCTCGTCTTTTTTGCAAGAAATAGGAGGCGAGGGGGCGATATATTGCGACCCTGCCAGGCCAGAAAGTATCGCGGAATCTTTGCTGAAAATAATGTCAAATAAAATATTATACGGAGATATGCAAAGGAAAGCTCGCGAAAATTCTATGCGTTTTACATGGGGAAGATGCGCAGGAGAGACTTTAGAATTTATCGAACAAAAAGGTATATATTGA
- a CDS encoding rod shape-determining protein: MFFSPTRIGIDLGTANSLVFVPRLGIIANEPSVVAVSLEDNTVLAVGLEAREMIGRTPETIVAHRPLKDGVIADYRVTEAMLRYFINKASGRVRLFKPEVMVSVPAGITSTERRAVIQASLKAGAKAVYVVKEPILAAIGAGIPINSPAGNMIVDIGGGTTEVAIISLGGIVSVASVRVGGDKIDQTITQYMKAIYNLAIGERSAEDIKIRIGSAVPQKKEEHYEVRGRDLVTGLPRIVDIKSNEITFAISEQMKEIINAVKSVLRETPPELSADVMDRGMIISGGGAMLRNIDALLAEATGVPAYIAEEPLLCVVKGTGIALENLEIYKRSVMARK; encoded by the coding sequence ATGTTTTTCTCTCCAACAAGAATTGGTATAGATCTTGGCACGGCTAATAGCCTTGTTTTCGTGCCTAGGCTTGGAATTATCGCAAATGAGCCGTCGGTTGTTGCCGTATCACTTGAAGACAACACTGTTCTTGCAGTGGGGCTGGAAGCGCGGGAAATGATAGGGCGCACTCCAGAAACAATTGTGGCACACCGTCCGCTGAAGGACGGTGTTATTGCAGATTACCGCGTTACAGAAGCCATGCTGCGCTATTTTATCAATAAAGCAAGTGGTAGAGTGCGGCTATTCAAGCCAGAGGTGATGGTGTCTGTGCCCGCCGGGATTACTTCCACAGAACGGCGCGCAGTAATTCAAGCGTCACTAAAAGCAGGAGCTAAAGCTGTCTATGTGGTTAAAGAGCCAATTTTGGCTGCTATTGGTGCGGGTATACCCATTAATTCACCTGCCGGAAATATGATTGTTGATATTGGTGGCGGAACGACGGAAGTAGCAATAATTTCACTTGGCGGTATTGTGTCTGTAGCTTCAGTGCGGGTTGGAGGCGATAAAATCGATCAAACAATCACGCAGTATATGAAAGCGATATATAATCTTGCAATTGGCGAGCGCAGCGCGGAAGATATTAAAATTCGCATTGGCTCCGCGGTGCCGCAGAAAAAAGAAGAACATTATGAAGTTCGCGGGAGAGATCTTGTGACGGGTCTGCCTAGAATTGTGGACATAAAATCAAATGAAATTACTTTTGCAATATCAGAACAGATGAAAGAAATTATAAATGCTGTGAAATCTGTGCTCCGTGAAACACCACCGGAACTTTCAGCAGACGTGATGGATCGCGGCATGATTATTTCCGGAGGTGGAGCAATGCTGCGCAACATTGACGCGCTGCTTGCGGAAGCAACCGGTGTTCCCGCCTATATCGCTGAGGAACCTTTGCTCTGCGTGGTGAAAGGTACTGGCATCGCGCTTGAAAATCTTGAAATATACAAACGAAGCGTCATGGCACGCAAATAG
- the murA gene encoding UDP-N-acetylglucosamine 1-carboxyvinyltransferase, translated as MVDNINAFHIQGCVPLNGIVSIGGSKNAATPILAATLLTSEPCRLENVPRIQDVESMIEVLRMLGAQATWQDEHTIVIEAKDIKPVITEEARVLMRRMRSSVLFFGPLLARFGEVDLPYPGGCDIGARPIDTHLNAFRDMGYEIREEEKWIKIYKTSHERPSEIILSEFSVTATENILMALALGNGECTIHIAAAEPHVQDLCGFLEAIGVEIKGIGSHDLTVRGAKSLHGANHRIIPDPIETGTFLIAALATKGDVQIQNAAPKHLALILKLLREHGALIEEGDASLHVRSCDVVSLGRVQAMPYPGIPTDLQSLFAVLATQTPGQTLIHDPLYEGRMKVLGELVKLGASVKILDEHRAVIEGGVKLSGANVEGHDLRGTAALVIAAICARGESVVYGVEHIDRGYESIDKKLQGLGAKIERV; from the coding sequence ATGGTAGATAATATTAACGCATTTCACATACAAGGCTGCGTACCTCTAAATGGTATCGTAAGCATCGGCGGCTCCAAGAACGCGGCGACGCCGATTTTAGCTGCCACGCTTCTTACCAGTGAACCATGCCGGCTTGAGAATGTGCCACGCATTCAGGACGTGGAAAGTATGATTGAGGTTTTGCGAATGTTAGGCGCTCAAGCAACATGGCAAGATGAGCATACTATTGTTATTGAAGCAAAAGATATAAAGCCGGTTATTACCGAAGAAGCGCGCGTGCTGATGCGGCGTATGCGCTCATCGGTTTTATTCTTTGGACCCTTGCTCGCGCGTTTTGGGGAAGTGGATTTACCTTATCCCGGCGGGTGTGATATTGGCGCGCGGCCAATCGATACACATCTGAACGCCTTCCGTGATATGGGTTATGAAATACGAGAGGAAGAAAAATGGATCAAGATTTACAAGACATCCCACGAGAGGCCGAGTGAGATTATCCTTTCGGAGTTTAGTGTTACTGCAACAGAAAATATTTTAATGGCTTTGGCATTGGGCAATGGAGAATGCACGATTCATATTGCCGCGGCAGAACCGCACGTGCAAGATCTGTGCGGGTTCCTCGAAGCTATTGGCGTGGAAATAAAGGGGATTGGCTCGCATGACCTTACTGTGCGAGGTGCAAAATCTCTGCATGGCGCTAATCATAGAATTATTCCAGACCCTATTGAAACGGGAACGTTTTTGATTGCCGCCCTTGCCACAAAAGGAGACGTGCAAATTCAAAACGCGGCGCCAAAGCATCTTGCCTTGATTCTTAAACTACTTCGCGAACACGGCGCGTTGATTGAGGAAGGCGATGCAAGTTTACACGTGCGGTCGTGTGACGTAGTATCTTTGGGTCGAGTGCAGGCAATGCCATATCCTGGTATTCCAACAGATTTGCAGTCTTTGTTCGCGGTGCTTGCCACACAAACACCGGGACAAACTCTTATTCACGATCCTTTATATGAGGGACGCATGAAAGTTCTTGGTGAATTAGTAAAGTTGGGAGCAAGTGTTAAGATACTTGATGAACATCGCGCGGTTATTGAAGGTGGAGTCAAACTTTCTGGCGCAAATGTAGAGGGACACGACTTGCGCGGAACTGCCGCGCTTGTAATTGCCGCCATATGCGCGCGGGGCGAGAGCGTAGTTTATGGCGTTGAGCATATTGATAGAGGATATGAGTCTATAGATAAGAAATTGCAGGGATTGGGGGCGAAGATTGAAAGAGTATAG